A genome region from Candidatus Zixiibacteriota bacterium includes the following:
- a CDS encoding VWA domain-containing protein, which produces MKKLLMYLVIVFPLMLTISAFADPNDINQPDDPYYGGITLGERNNYPDYLPSTYCTPTDTVIISQLDCGAFPYICAYVDVLDSLGNPISGLVADSFCVFQDDSPIAPGSFTVEEMNLDSCISSVCLVIDVSGSMGSSKMNAAKAAANTFVDEMDIYDRVAIVTFGNCFNVVQDFTSDKTLLHSKINSITSGGWTAVFDGIWKGVELTTTELGSKAVIAISDGMENYSQLCGGSETPDGLWIGPPPYWWWQHGTPDPDGWEDDSTIICDLANTSGIPVYTISLGSSFDPQYLIHISAATGGSYYHAPTGDDIEFIYEDIKYRMCSRYYICYDSPDTIQNGDWHTMTVCRMDEFGACNHCDSSSCQESATPEIVRTPETVNLDNTCQQWGTDVEICAYVTDLDTPQEDLDVKLFYRNSYIASFTSVNMTRTDSVYCCDVPASELECGTDSIQYYVTASDGQVAVSSPPSAGPGAHHAFPVCVNHPPVAHCPWGAKCDTTYFVCDLSEICIPGFYCTDPDDNLASCEAIGGTLSGDSVCITPVVGLNYIKFIATDDCGLADTCIIDVRVILNRPPQASCPDDTSLFMCDLDEICLTGFNASDPDNNIVSQIVSIGTLNCNTVCFTPTVGLNTITFTVIDACGDSAECSTDVTVSLNSPPQVSCPNDTSLFVCDLSEICLPGFTVSDNDDNINSIDVSLGTYDNGTVCFTPAAGLNTITLTAVDECGDSVVCETDVNITLNSPPSANCTWGGSKPGVGDTTVFVCNLNDICLSGFSCTDPDDNLASCTAIGGTLDGNSICFTPSEGINTIKLVALDECGEADTLTRTVNVGLNSAPSAACPGDTSLFVCDLNELCLPGFNVSDNDDNISSVNVSLGVLDNGTVCFTPAEGLNTIALTVTDECGETDQCTTDVAVALNSAPVVSCPNDTSLFVCDDSEICLPGFSYSDTDNNIASATAVGGTLNGNSICFTPASGNNTLKLIVADECGEIDSCQTNVNITFNTAPVCDIPNDTTFLVFGDTTFSFPVSATDADGNLDGCAKTSGVGSFDGSDWTFTTSGQGVYSATFECTDDCGASCSGTLNITVNYNSAPVCNLPDDSTYFVCDDTTFSFIVSATDDDENLVGCTKTSGPGTLVDTVWTFTTTGPGVYTAEFECEDIGGATCYGMVNITVNYNSAPVCIVPDDETYLVCGDSAFSFSISASDVDNNLDGCAKTSGDGSFDGSTWSFTSTGAGIYSAVFECEDECGETCSETVSITVDYNSAPAASCPNDTSIFVCTLDQICLAGFTASDADDNITSKVVDNGTLTTGTVCFTPAAGLNTITYTVTDACGETDQCVTNVTVTLNSPPAASCPNDTSIFACDLSDICLPGFSSSDADGNITSEVVDNGTLNAGTVCFTPTAGLNAITYTVTDACGDYDDCTVNVTVTVNSPPEASCPWDARPGFADTTIFVCVLDEICISGFSCSDPDGNLASCSAIGGTLVGNSICFTPVEGNNTIKLVAIDDCGEADTCDAVIGIVLNSPPSASCPNDTSLFVCDLSDICLSGFSASDPDDNILSTEVDLGVLDNGTVCFTPVAGLNTITYTVTDSCNETDECTVNVTAVLNSPPSASCPNDTSMFVCDLNEICLPGFTASDADDNITSIVVDNGTLTGNSVCFDPTAGLNTINYIVTDACGESDTCTTNISITLNSPPSANCTWGGGRPGAGDTLLFVCELDEICLGGFSCTDPDNNLLSCEAIGGTLSGDAICFTPVEGINVIELVALDECGEADTLSRTVNVTLNSPPIAACPDDTTMLVCDLSEICLSGFVSSDVDDNIISKSVSFGTLNGTSACFIPTEGLNTIMFIVTDECGEADTCSTDITVNVNNPPTAECPGDSTIFVCNIHDIYLPGFTCSDPDGNLDNCEVIGGTLSGNIVHFTPVEGLNTIKLVAADECGETDTCETNVTVIQNSAPVAACPNDTTLAVCSLSSICIPGFSDSDADNNITSRTVSLGTLDAGTVCFTPAAGLNTITYTVTDACGETDQCVTNVTVTLNSPPAASCPNDTSIFACDLSDICLPGFSSSDADGNITSEVVDNGTLNAGTVCFTPTAGLNAITYTVTDACGDYDDCTVNVTVTVNSPPEASCPWDARPGFADTTIFVCVLDEICISGFSCSDPDGNLASCSAIGGTLVGNSICFTPVEGNNTIKLVAIDDCGEADTCDAVIGIVLNSPPSASCPNDTSLFVCDLSDICLSGFSASDPDDNILSTEVDLGVLDNGTVCFTPVAGLNTITYTVTDSCNETDECTVNVTAVLNSPPSASCPNDTSMFVCDLNEICLPGFTASDADDNITSIVVDNGTLTGNSVCFTPSIGLNTITYTVTDACSEVDQCATNITISLNSDPVCNLPSDESHHIYGDSTFSYPVSATDVDDNLVGCSMISGAGSFDGSTWTFTATSSGIYSAAFECTDECGAACSGTVNITITMNNAPECHLPDDAYFFICNDSTFSFPVYATDDDSDLVGCTLTGGMGSYDGTNWTFTTSGSGIYWASFECEDAGGESCIGTVNMTIDLNDAPVCQVPDDASYLVCDDTTFSIPITAVDDDDNLSGCIKVLGDGNFDGSSWTFNTTGQGAFSAIFECEDECGETCADSITIIINYNTPPVCDIPDNQSFFVCDDTTFGFAISATDIDNNLVGCSKTSGPGSFDGSTWTFTTDSEGVYTGIFECEDACGETCIDTLEITVDYNSPPECSMPDDNSYFICFDSTFSFPVSAADEDDNLVGCSMLPGGDGNFDGSNWTFTTSGSGVYSAVFECEDECGAVCAANKSRSTTVNITVTVNSAPEVTCVDDTTIAVCDLSELCISGFNYNDVDNNINNVNVNTGTIVGSTVCFTPVEGLNTLILTVIDDCGLAAVCTTDVTINLNTPPLVNCPPDDQIRLGSIDTVCLSEFYVHDYEDNLDTAFSNIGIFYPNEEMVCFLPDTGINTIILTAIDDCGEVSVCTTLIDIEIENCPEFLNDSLTVMCIYENFCDTLEAIDVDGDYIVVTANYGEITTLVDEPGYWLGVYCFTVPDSACGEHMEFDVVITACDGICDDNIGYNLTILGYIDYYIDEDVMIAPGLSGTVGIYLNTYDCVCIGGLTMVIHWDPSVLVLQNALITENLDFGNEYNHFTYDIFGPGTIKFSYIADLNDQVYHGPLCDIDPNEPILNLQFLLVPQEYPDDISIPICFFHEESINDNAVADSTGYHVWYGDGCSDAPDSSQFGTFLLNLYCGSVRVLDDCNPIIGDINMNRYPFELGDAMTMANHLIDPIGYPFTENQMWASDVNQDGYRATVADLIFMINVVNGSNSNPKLVPVETRPVELIIEQNENDETIIKFNSEFNIGGLLLELPISEDIDCNLQLNNDLDMEVELKQYDESMRLCVYDLESKVIQSGTTELMRMMLPKGVKLTPSLMSFSDGNGCLINTLLKREVPLPEQFSIVCCYPNPFNPTTTIEFALPVADNVTLNIYDISGRLVKELASGQLKAGYHYISWNGINDAGKNTASGIYFAKLKSNNEIQNVSIKKLVLLK; this is translated from the coding sequence ATGAAAAAATTGTTAATGTACCTTGTCATTGTTTTCCCGCTGATGTTAACAATATCAGCATTTGCAGATCCAAATGATATTAATCAACCGGATGATCCATATTATGGGGGCATAACACTTGGTGAAAGAAATAATTATCCCGATTATTTGCCTTCCACTTATTGTACTCCGACTGACACTGTAATAATATCACAGCTTGATTGCGGAGCGTTTCCTTACATCTGCGCCTATGTTGATGTGCTTGATTCACTTGGAAATCCTATAAGCGGCTTAGTTGCTGATAGTTTTTGTGTTTTTCAAGATGACAGCCCTATTGCTCCGGGGTCATTTACTGTTGAGGAAATGAACCTTGATTCATGCATAAGCTCGGTATGCCTTGTTATCGATGTTAGCGGCAGTATGGGCAGCAGTAAGATGAATGCCGCTAAAGCCGCGGCGAACACTTTTGTTGATGAAATGGATATTTATGATAGAGTAGCGATTGTTACATTCGGCAATTGTTTTAATGTTGTTCAGGATTTTACCAGCGATAAAACCCTTTTACATTCAAAAATCAATTCTATAACCTCTGGCGGTTGGACTGCGGTTTTTGACGGTATATGGAAAGGCGTAGAGCTTACTACTACCGAATTAGGCAGCAAGGCCGTAATTGCTATTTCTGACGGTATGGAGAACTATAGCCAGTTATGCGGCGGTTCGGAAACTCCGGATGGTCTCTGGATTGGTCCGCCTCCATATTGGTGGTGGCAGCATGGTACGCCTGACCCCGATGGCTGGGAGGACGACTCAACTATAATATGCGATTTGGCAAACACATCGGGTATACCTGTTTATACTATCAGTCTTGGCAGCAGTTTTGACCCGCAATACCTTATTCATATTTCAGCGGCTACCGGCGGTTCATATTATCATGCTCCTACCGGTGATGATATTGAATTTATTTATGAAGATATTAAGTACCGCATGTGCAGCCGGTATTATATTTGCTATGATAGCCCGGATACCATTCAGAACGGCGATTGGCATACTATGACAGTATGTCGTATGGATGAGTTCGGAGCTTGCAATCATTGCGATTCAAGTTCATGCCAAGAATCCGCAACTCCGGAAATTGTTAGGACACCGGAAACTGTAAACCTTGACAATACATGCCAGCAGTGGGGTACAGATGTTGAAATCTGCGCCTATGTAACTGATTTGGATACTCCTCAGGAAGATTTGGATGTAAAACTCTTTTATCGCAATTCATATATAGCCAGCTTTACCTCTGTTAATATGACACGAACTGACAGTGTCTATTGTTGCGATGTGCCAGCCAGCGAGCTTGAATGCGGCACTGACAGCATCCAGTACTATGTAACTGCATCCGATGGACAGGTAGCGGTCTCGAGTCCGCCATCAGCCGGTCCCGGCGCCCATCATGCTTTTCCAGTATGTGTGAATCACCCGCCTGTGGCTCATTGCCCTTGGGGCGCCAAATGTGATACTACATACTTTGTCTGCGATTTAAGCGAAATATGCATACCCGGATTTTACTGTACCGATCCCGATGATAATCTGGCATCCTGTGAAGCAATCGGCGGCACATTGAGCGGAGATTCCGTATGCATTACGCCTGTTGTGGGACTGAATTATATCAAATTTATCGCAACGGATGATTGCGGTTTAGCTGATACGTGTATAATCGACGTACGAGTTATTTTAAACAGGCCGCCCCAAGCTTCATGCCCTGATGATACTTCGCTGTTTATGTGTGATTTGGACGAGATATGTTTGACCGGTTTTAACGCTAGTGATCCTGATAATAACATAGTATCACAAATTGTTAGTATCGGTACCTTAAACTGTAATACGGTTTGTTTTACTCCGACTGTGGGATTAAATACTATTACCTTTACTGTTATTGATGCTTGCGGCGATTCTGCCGAATGCAGCACTGACGTAACAGTTTCCTTAAATAGCCCGCCTCAAGTAAGCTGTCCGAATGACACTTCATTATTCGTATGTGATCTAAGCGAAATATGCTTGCCCGGGTTTACGGTAAGTGATAATGATGATAATATAAATTCAATTGATGTTAGCCTTGGGACTTACGATAATGGAACTGTCTGCTTTACGCCAGCTGCCGGATTAAACACTATTACTCTTACTGCAGTTGATGAGTGCGGCGATAGCGTTGTTTGTGAAACCGATGTTAATATCACTCTTAACAGCCCGCCTTCAGCTAACTGCACATGGGGCGGTTCTAAACCGGGCGTAGGGGATACGACAGTATTTGTCTGCAATCTTAATGATATCTGTTTGTCCGGTTTCTCGTGCACCGATCCCGATGACAACCTGGCTTCCTGCACCGCAATCGGCGGTACATTAGACGGCAATTCTATCTGTTTTACGCCTTCAGAGGGAATTAACACCATTAAGTTAGTTGCCTTAGATGAATGCGGCGAGGCAGATACTCTTACCAGAACCGTAAATGTCGGATTAAACAGCGCGCCATCGGCAGCTTGTCCTGGTGATACTTCGCTGTTTGTTTGCGATTTAAACGAGCTTTGCCTGCCCGGTTTCAACGTCAGCGATAATGATGATAATATATCATCCGTAAATGTATCCTTGGGTGTTCTCGATAACGGAACAGTCTGTTTTACACCTGCTGAGGGTCTAAATACAATCGCCTTAACTGTAACCGATGAATGCGGCGAGACAGACCAATGCACAACAGATGTTGCAGTCGCTCTAAATAGCGCGCCGGTGGTTTCATGTCCGAATGATACATCGCTGTTTGTTTGTGATGACAGTGAAATCTGCTTACCGGGATTTTCCTATTCGGATACCGATAACAATATTGCCTCGGCTACTGCTGTTGGCGGTACCTTAAACGGCAATTCAATATGCTTTACTCCAGCATCCGGCAATAACACGCTTAAGCTTATTGTAGCTGATGAATGCGGTGAAATCGATTCTTGCCAAACAAATGTTAATATCACTTTTAATACTGCCCCTGTTTGCGATATACCAAATGATACAACTTTTCTTGTTTTTGGCGATACAACTTTCAGCTTCCCCGTTTCGGCTACTGATGCTGACGGCAACTTAGATGGCTGTGCTAAAACAAGCGGGGTCGGCAGTTTCGATGGTTCTGATTGGACTTTCACCACTTCCGGTCAAGGTGTATATTCGGCAACATTCGAATGTACGGATGATTGCGGCGCCTCATGTTCCGGCACATTAAATATTACAGTAAACTACAATAGCGCCCCGGTTTGTAATCTGCCTGATGATTCCACATATTTTGTCTGCGATGATACTACTTTTAGCTTCATAGTTTCGGCGACCGATGATGATGAAAACTTGGTTGGCTGTACTAAGACTTCAGGACCAGGCACATTGGTTGATACGGTTTGGACATTCACGACAACTGGTCCGGGTGTATATACTGCCGAATTCGAATGTGAGGATATAGGCGGCGCCACATGTTATGGCATGGTCAATATTACAGTCAATTACAACAGCGCGCCGGTTTGCATCGTCCCTGATGATGAGACTTATTTAGTTTGCGGCGACTCTGCCTTTAGTTTCTCAATCTCGGCCAGTGATGTTGACAACAATCTTGACGGCTGCGCAAAAACATCCGGTGATGGCAGCTTTGACGGCTCAACCTGGAGCTTCACATCAACCGGAGCCGGTATTTATTCCGCAGTGTTTGAGTGTGAGGATGAATGCGGCGAAACATGTTCAGAAACCGTGAGTATTACCGTTGATTATAATAGCGCGCCGGCTGCCTCATGCCCGAATGATACCTCGATATTTGTCTGTACTCTTGACCAGATTTGTCTTGCCGGCTTTACCGCCAGCGACGCTGATGATAATATTACTTCTAAGGTAGTGGATAACGGCACATTAACTACTGGCACGGTTTGTTTCACACCGGCAGCGGGTCTTAACACGATTACCTACACGGTAACCGATGCCTGCGGCGAAACAGATCAATGCGTTACTAATGTTACGGTAACCCTGAATAGTCCGCCGGCGGCGTCATGTCCGAATGATACCTCGATATTTGCCTGTGATTTAAGCGATATCTGCCTGCCGGGCTTTAGTTCCAGTGATGCAGATGGCAATATCACCTCGGAGGTTGTCGATAATGGCACGTTGAATGCCGGTACAGTATGTTTCACACCGACAGCGGGTCTTAACGCGATAACCTACACGGTAACGGATGCCTGCGGCGATTATGATGACTGCACGGTTAACGTTACGGTAACAGTCAACAGCCCGCCGGAAGCTTCCTGTCCGTGGGATGCCCGCCCCGGATTTGCCGACACGACAATCTTTGTTTGTGTTTTAGATGAGATTTGCATATCGGGCTTCTCATGCAGCGACCCTGATGGCAACCTTGCCTCGTGCAGTGCGATAGGCGGAACGCTGGTTGGCAATTCGATATGTTTCACGCCGGTGGAGGGCAATAACACTATCAAACTGGTGGCAATTGATGATTGCGGCGAGGCTGATACCTGTGATGCGGTAATAGGCATAGTATTAAACAGTCCGCCGTCAGCATCGTGTCCGAATGATACATCGTTGTTTGTCTGCGACCTGAGTGATATTTGTCTATCCGGATTCAGCGCCAGCGACCCTGATGATAATATTTTATCAACGGAGGTTGATTTAGGTGTTCTGGATAATGGCACGGTATGTTTTACTCCGGTTGCTGGTTTGAACACGATAACTTATACGGTAACGGATTCTTGTAATGAGACAGATGAGTGTACGGTTAATGTTACGGCAGTGCTTAACAGTCCGCCGTCAGCCTCATGTCCGAATGACACCTCGATGTTTGTTTGTGATTTGAATGAGATATGCTTGCCGGGCTTTACGGCCAGCGATGCTGACGATAACATAACATCGATTGTGGTCGATAATGGCACTCTAACCGGCAATTCGGTATGCTTCGATCCAACGGCAGGGCTAAATACTATCAACTATATCGTTACCGATGCTTGCGGCGAAAGCGATACTTGCACAACTAATATTAGCATTACTTTAAACAGCCCGCCATCAGCTAACTGCACATGGGGCGGCGGAAGACCCGGAGCAGGTGATACATTATTGTTTGTTTGCGAGCTTGATGAAATATGTTTAGGTGGATTTTCATGCACTGATCCCGATAACAACCTCTTGTCTTGCGAAGCAATAGGTGGAACCTTAAGCGGTGATGCAATCTGTTTCACGCCGGTTGAGGGAATCAATGTAATCGAATTGGTTGCTCTTGATGAATGCGGCGAAGCTGATACTTTGAGCCGAACGGTTAATGTAACATTAAATAGCCCGCCGATAGCCGCCTGCCCCGATGACACAACTATGTTAGTTTGCGATCTTAGCGAAATATGTTTATCAGGTTTCGTTAGCAGCGATGTTGATGATAATATCATCTCAAAGAGCGTAAGTTTCGGCACTCTAAATGGCACATCCGCCTGCTTTATTCCAACAGAGGGTTTAAATACTATTATGTTTATCGTAACCGATGAATGCGGCGAAGCAGATACCTGTTCTACTGATATTACTGTAAATGTTAATAATCCGCCAACTGCCGAATGTCCTGGCGATTCGACAATATTCGTATGTAATATTCATGATATTTATTTGCCGGGATTCACATGTAGTGACCCTGATGGCAATCTCGATAACTGCGAAGTTATAGGCGGCACATTAAGCGGTAATATTGTTCATTTCACCCCTGTTGAAGGCTTAAATACTATCAAGTTGGTTGCTGCCGATGAATGCGGCGAAACCGATACATGCGAAACTAATGTTACGGTAATTCAAAATAGCGCTCCGGTGGCAGCATGTCCGAATGATACTACTTTAGCTGTTTGCAGCTTAAGCAGTATCTGCATACCGGGATTTTCTGACAGTGATGCTGATAATAATATAACTTCAAGAACTGTCAGCTTAGGTACTTTGGATGCCGGCACGGTTTGTTTCACACCGGCAGCGGGTCTTAACACGATTACCTACACGGTAACCGATGCCTGCGGCGAAACAGATCAATGCGTTACTAATGTTACGGTAACCCTGAATAGTCCGCCGGCGGCGTCATGTCCGAATGATACCTCGATATTTGCCTGTGATTTAAGCGATATCTGCCTGCCGGGCTTTAGTTCCAGTGATGCAGATGGCAATATCACCTCGGAGGTTGTCGATAATGGCACGTTGAATGCCGGTACAGTATGTTTCACACCGACAGCGGGTCTTAACGCGATAACCTACACGGTAACGGATGCCTGCGGCGATTATGATGACTGCACGGTTAACGTTACGGTAACAGTCAACAGCCCGCCGGAAGCTTCCTGTCCGTGGGATGCCCGCCCCGGATTTGCCGACACGACAATCTTTGTTTGTGTTTTAGATGAGATTTGCATATCGGGCTTCTCATGCAGCGACCCTGATGGCAACCTTGCCTCGTGCAGTGCGATAGGCGGAACGCTGGTTGGCAATTCGATATGTTTCACGCCGGTGGAGGGCAATAACACTATCAAACTGGTGGCAATTGATGATTGCGGCGAGGCTGATACCTGTGATGCGGTAATAGGCATAGTATTAAACAGTCCGCCGTCAGCATCGTGTCCGAATGATACATCGTTGTTTGTCTGCGACCTGAGTGATATTTGTCTATCCGGATTCAGCGCCAGCGACCCTGATGATAATATTTTATCAACGGAGGTTGATTTAGGTGTTCTGGATAATGGCACGGTATGTTTTACTCCGGTTGCTGGTTTGAACACGATAACTTATACGGTAACGGATTCTTGTAATGAGACAGATGAGTGTACGGTTAATGTTACGGCAGTGCTTAACAGTCCGCCGTCAGCCTCATGTCCGAATGACACCTCGATGTTTGTTTGTGATTTGAATGAGATATGCTTGCCGGGCTTTACGGCCAGCGATGCTGACGATAACATAACATCGATTGTGGTCGATAATGGCACTCTAACCGGCAATTCGGTATGCTTTACACCTTCAATAGGACTTAATACGATAACTTATACCGTTACTGATGCTTGTAGTGAAGTTGATCAATGTGCCACGAATATAACGATATCTCTTAATAGCGATCCGGTTTGCAATCTGCCATCTGATGAAAGCCATCATATTTATGGTGATTCAACTTTCAGCTACCCTGTATCAGCAACTGATGTTGATGACAATCTCGTTGGTTGTTCAATGATTTCGGGAGCTGGCAGTTTCGATGGTTCGACGTGGACTTTCACGGCAACAAGCTCGGGTATATATTCCGCTGCTTTCGAATGTACCGATGAGTGCGGCGCTGCTTGCTCGGGCACTGTTAATATAACAATTACAATGAACAATGCTCCCGAATGTCACTTGCCGGATGATGCTTATTTCTTTATATGTAACGACTCGACTTTTAGCTTCCCTGTTTATGCAACCGATGATGACAGCGATTTAGTTGGCTGTACTCTTACCGGTGGTATGGGCAGCTATGACGGTACTAATTGGACATTTACTACTTCAGGCTCCGGCATTTACTGGGCATCATTCGAATGTGAAGATGCTGGCGGTGAATCTTGTATCGGTACTGTCAACATGACGATTGACCTTAATGATGCGCCTGTGTGTCAGGTGCCTGATGATGCCTCCTATCTTGTCTGCGATGATACAACATTCAGCATCCCGATTACAGCCGTCGATGATGACGATAACCTGAGCGGCTGCATTAAAGTTCTGGGCGATGGTAATTTTGACGGTTCCAGTTGGACATTCAATACAACCGGTCAGGGGGCTTTCTCGGCGATATTTGAATGCGAGGATGAATGCGGCGAAACCTGCGCCGATAGCATTACTATAATAATTAACTACAATACTCCTCCAGTATGCGATATCCCTGATAACCAATCATTCTTTGTTTGTGATGACACTACATTCGGTTTTGCTATCTCGGCAACCGATATTGATAATAACCTCGTTGGCTGTTCTAAGACATCCGGTCCGGGTAGTTTTGACGGCTCAACCTGGACTTTCACAACTGACAGCGAAGGTGTTTATACGGGAATATTCGAATGTGAGGATGCTTGCGGAGAGACCTGCATAGATACGCTCGAAATTACTGTCGATTACAACAGCCCGCCTGAATGCAGCATGCCGGATGATAATAGCTACTTCATCTGCTTCGATTCCACATTCAGCTTCCCTGTTTCGGCAGCCGATGAGGATGATAATCTCGTTGGCTGTTCAATGCTTCCGGGCGGCGATGGTAATTTTGACGGTTCAAATTGGACTTTTACAACTTCAGGTTCGGGTGTTTATTCCGCTGTATTCGAATGCGAGGATGAATGCGGAGCTGTTTGTGCCGCAAATAAATCGCGTTCGACAACTGTGAATATCACTGTAACTGTAAATAGCGCTCCCGAGGTAACCTGCGTTGATGATACAACCATAGCGGTATGCGACTTGAGCGAGCTATGTATTTCAGGTTTCAACTATAACGATGTTGATAACAACATCAATAACGTTAATGTCAATACAGGCACTATCGTCGGCAGTACGGTATGCTTTACTCCAGTTGAGGGATTAAATACCCTTATACTTACTGTTATCGATGATTGCGGACTTGCGGCTGTTTGCACAACAGACGTAACAATAAATCTCAATACTCCTCCGCTGGTAAATTGTCCTCCGGATGATCAGATAAGATTGGGCAGTATTGATACTGTTTGTCTGTCAGAATTCTATGTACACGATTATGAAGATAACCTTGATACAGCGTTTTCCAACATTGGTATATTCTATCCGAATGAAGAGATGGTCTGCTTCTTACCTGATACCGGAATAAATACAATCATTCTTACGGCCATTGATGACTGCGGTGAAGTTAGCGTCTGCACTACTCTGATAGATATTGAAATCGAAAATTGTCCCGAATTCTTAAATGACTCGCTTACCGTAATGTGTATATACGAAAACTTCTGCGATACTCTGGAGGCTATAGATGTCGACGGCGACTATATTGTCGTTACCGCTAACTATGGAGAAATCACAACATTAGTGGATGAACCGGGATATTGGCTTGGCGTTTACTGTTTCACGGTACCTGATTCTGCCTGCGGCGAGCATATGGAATTCGATGTAGTTATAACCGCCTGTGATGGAATTTGCGATGATAACATCGGCTACAATCTTACTATTCTTGGCTATATTGATTACTACATAGATGAAGATGTGATGATTGCGCCGGGTCTATCAGGAACTGTCGGTATTTATCTTAATACGTATGATTGCGTGTGTATCGGCGGCTTAACGATGGTGATTCACTGGGATCCATCAGTGTTAGTATTGCAAAACGCATTGATTACTGAAAATCTCGATTTTGGCAATGAGTATAATCACTTTACGTATGATATTTTTGGCCCTGGTACTATCAAGTTTAGTTATATAGCTGATCTAAACGATCAGGTTTATCATGGACCGTTGTGCGATATCGATCCCAATGAACCAATATTAAACTTGCAATTCTTGCTGGTTCCGCAGGAATACCCGGATGACATCAGCATACCGATTTGTTTCTTTCATGAAGAAAGTATCAATGATAATGCTGTTGCCGATTCAACAGGGTATCATGTCTGGTATGGCGATGGCTGCAGTGATGCTCCCGACAGCAGCCAGTTTGGAACATTCCTGCTAAATCTCTATTGCGGTTCGGTACGAGTATTGGACGATTGTAATCCTATTATCGGCGATATAAATATGAATCGCTACCCATTCGAATTAGGTGATGCTATGACTATGGCAAACCACCTTATCGATCCTATCGGTTATCCATTTACCGAAAACCAGATGTGGGCATCCGATGTTAACCAAGACGGCTATAGGGCAACAGTAGCTGACTTAATTTTTATGATTAATGTGGTAAATGGCAGTAACAGCAACCCGAAATTAGTACCGGTTGAAACCAGGCCAGTTGAACTTATTATCGAGCAAAATGAAAATGACGAGACCATTATTAAATTCAACTCCGAATTTAATATTGGCGGTTTGCTCCTCGAATTGCCGATTTCGGAAGACATTGATTGCAATCTACAATTAAACAACGACCTTGATATGGAAGTTGAACTTAAGCAATACGATGAGTCAATGCGCTTATGCGTTTATGATCTCGAAAGCAAAGTAATACAATCCGGAACCACCGAACTTATGAGAATGATGCTGCCTAAGGGCGTTAAGCTTACGCCATCTCTTATGTCATTTTCTGATGGTAATGGCTGTCTGATTAATACTTTGCTTAAACGCGAAGTTCCGCTGCCGGAACAATTCAGTATTGTATGTTGTTATCCTAATCCATTTAATCCGACAACCACAATTGAGTTTGCGCTTCCTGTTGCCGATAATGTTACTTTAAATATCTACGATATCAGCGGTCGATTAGTTAAGGAACTTGCTTCCGGTCAGCTCAAGGCTGGTTATCATTATATAAGCTGGAACGGAATTAACGACGCTGGCAAGAATACAGCCTCGGGAATTTATTTCGCCAAGCTTAAATCAAATAATGAAATCCAAAATGTAAGCATTAAAAAACTCGTATTACTAAAATAG